A single window of Sporosarcina sp. Marseille-Q4943 DNA harbors:
- a CDS encoding LysR family transcriptional regulator translates to MDTQWLRTFTVAAETLNFRIASEKLLLSQPTVTVHIKLLEEQLGVQLFDRINNRVTLTDAGRLFYAEATKLLTRLDDSVNRMHAFAQGYRRIWTIAISPLMAETILPYLLRTFMEKHEDVELTIRVEESEMIERLVDSGEVHLGISALDAALKGIESIRVYDDPIVFITPTDSYDEESGPPVDVEEALLGNYLLTHHHPVYWDDLLVVLHKHVPGVRTMKVTQAHIAKRFIQEGLGVSFLPHSIVRRELTEGRLMRPHFDLFQLPTVSTFILVKKKGELEEEFIREISAYYFG, encoded by the coding sequence ATGGACACGCAATGGCTAAGAACTTTCACCGTGGCGGCGGAAACGTTGAATTTCAGGATAGCTTCTGAGAAATTGCTGTTGTCGCAACCGACGGTCACGGTGCATATCAAGCTACTCGAGGAACAATTAGGTGTTCAGCTTTTCGACCGGATCAATAATCGTGTCACGTTGACAGACGCGGGCAGATTATTTTATGCGGAAGCGACGAAGCTGTTGACGAGGTTGGATGATAGTGTGAACCGGATGCACGCGTTTGCGCAAGGCTACCGCCGCATATGGACGATCGCCATTTCACCGCTCATGGCGGAGACGATTTTGCCTTATTTACTGCGGACGTTCATGGAAAAGCATGAGGATGTCGAGCTGACGATCCGGGTGGAGGAATCCGAAATGATTGAGCGGCTTGTCGATTCGGGCGAAGTCCATTTGGGCATTTCGGCGTTGGATGCGGCTTTGAAAGGCATTGAATCGATCCGTGTCTATGACGACCCAATTGTTTTCATCACACCGACCGATAGCTATGATGAGGAAAGTGGGCCGCCGGTCGATGTGGAAGAAGCGCTCCTCGGGAATTATTTGCTGACGCATCATCACCCGGTCTATTGGGATGATTTGCTCGTAGTTTTGCATAAACATGTTCCGGGGGTGCGCACGATGAAAGTGACGCAGGCGCATATTGCGAAACGATTTATTCAAGAAGGGTTGGGCGTCTCTTTCCTCCCTCACTCGATCGTCCGACGGGAATTGACAGAAGGCCGGCTCATGCGACCGCATTTTGACCTATTCCAGTTGCCAACTGTTTCGACGTTCATTCTTGTGAAAAAGAAAGGCGAATTGGAGGAAGAGTTTATACGGGAGATTTCGGCTTATTATTTTGGATAG
- a CDS encoding HAMP domain-containing sensor histidine kinase encodes MKQIVLFLKEHLSWIIFEMLLVAFILVLYWLDGFRGVNTAIYSIIMSLLLTGGFLVGKFITRRSYYEAILRKPEKMEDALIRKVLTTEQLQSAKFMRDLYGLYQAEVQSLYASQHRQLQFVNQWVHQMKTPISVINLLLQEDGELDKRSISEEMDKIQRGLDIVLLNARLETFEEDMQIERVVLKTLIQQVVTDHKRLFITNGVFPVISIDESLVVATDPKWMKLAIGQFITNAVKYTFEKGKRLYLSARQTAIGFELTIRDEGVGIPASDLKRVTKAFFTGENGRLTGESTGMGLYIADEVCLKLGHPLTIESEVGQGTSVKILFTNGEIGEADEELNRGIGASDEDL; translated from the coding sequence ATGAAGCAGATTGTTTTATTCCTAAAGGAGCATTTATCATGGATCATCTTCGAGATGCTCCTCGTGGCGTTCATTCTCGTCTTGTATTGGCTGGATGGCTTCCGGGGGGTTAACACGGCGATTTACTCAATCATTATGAGTTTGCTGCTGACGGGAGGCTTCCTCGTTGGGAAATTCATTACCCGGCGATCGTATTACGAAGCAATCCTCCGCAAGCCGGAGAAGATGGAAGATGCGCTCATCCGAAAAGTGCTGACGACCGAACAACTCCAATCGGCGAAGTTCATGCGCGATTTGTATGGGCTGTATCAAGCTGAAGTGCAATCATTATACGCATCTCAGCATCGACAGCTACAATTCGTAAATCAATGGGTGCACCAGATGAAAACTCCGATTTCCGTAATCAACTTGCTGCTCCAAGAAGATGGCGAGCTGGACAAGCGGAGCATTAGCGAAGAAATGGATAAAATCCAGCGAGGACTCGATATCGTGCTCCTTAATGCGCGGCTTGAAACGTTTGAGGAAGACATGCAGATTGAAAGGGTCGTATTAAAGACGCTCATCCAGCAGGTAGTAACCGACCATAAGCGTCTGTTCATAACAAATGGCGTGTTTCCGGTCATTTCAATTGATGAGTCGCTAGTCGTCGCGACGGATCCAAAATGGATGAAACTCGCCATCGGACAGTTCATTACGAATGCTGTGAAATATACGTTTGAAAAAGGGAAACGCCTTTATTTGTCAGCGAGACAGACCGCTATAGGCTTCGAGCTTACAATTCGCGATGAAGGAGTCGGCATTCCGGCATCCGACCTGAAGCGTGTAACGAAGGCGTTCTTTACGGGCGAAAATGGCCGGCTGACCGGTGAATCGACAGGAATGGGGCTGTACATCGCCGATGAGGTCTGTTTGAAGCTCGGCCATCCATTGACGATTGAATCCGAAGTGGGGCAAGGGACTTCCGTCAAGATACTATTTACAAATGGAGAGATAGGTGAAGCGGATGAAGAACTCAATCGTGGAATTGGAGCAAGTGACGAAGATCTATGA
- a CDS encoding DUF2971 domain-containing protein, translated as MWKNQYKQLMFSEDTTEESTFEGLKLKLEKLANPIYKYCKINEYSLVNLERDEVWLSNAATFNDPYDSALTIGSRERHDNENKSDLYERFSKIFDKHATDVERLMDGYSIEDGLRRLLESLPGFRGDSEMVHVAIEKYLKETDSLFEEYSSDIANLYQKRTFASCFSEDPDSMLMWSHYADNHQGMVLKYDFLNLDFETQRDVFIGLNPVIYTEDLINLEEHKGVRDKISIATLAAISKSKEWSYEKEWRLIIHKNSSEKGIALKVIKPSCIILGARVSQVHKIMLSLEAKKKQIPIKQLKLDKTKYHLSVVDFNDFDLA; from the coding sequence ATGTGGAAGAATCAATACAAGCAATTAATGTTTTCTGAAGATACGACAGAAGAAAGCACTTTTGAAGGTTTAAAATTGAAATTGGAGAAACTCGCAAATCCAATTTATAAATACTGTAAAATTAATGAATATAGTCTTGTCAATTTAGAAAGAGATGAGGTATGGCTTTCCAATGCAGCTACGTTTAACGATCCATACGATAGTGCTTTGACAATAGGGTCTCGTGAACGACATGACAATGAAAATAAATCCGATTTATATGAACGGTTCTCAAAAATATTCGATAAGCATGCAACAGATGTGGAGCGCCTAATGGATGGGTACTCAATAGAAGATGGGTTAAGAAGATTGCTAGAAAGTCTCCCTGGCTTTAGAGGGGATTCAGAGATGGTACATGTTGCAATTGAGAAGTATCTAAAGGAAACAGATTCATTATTCGAAGAGTATTCTTCAGATATAGCTAATCTTTATCAAAAGAGGACATTCGCTTCGTGTTTTAGTGAAGATCCAGACTCAATGTTAATGTGGAGCCATTATGCAGATAATCATCAAGGCATGGTTTTGAAATACGATTTTCTTAATCTTGACTTTGAAACGCAACGAGATGTTTTTATTGGTTTAAATCCAGTTATATATACCGAGGATTTGATAAATCTTGAAGAGCACAAAGGTGTTCGTGATAAAATATCTATTGCTACATTAGCAGCGATTAGTAAATCAAAAGAGTGGTCGTACGAAAAAGAATGGAGATTAATTATTCATAAAAACTCGAGTGAAAAAGGCATAGCTCTTAAGGTTATAAAACCATCCTGTATAATTTTGGGGGCACGGGTTAGTCAAGTACACAAAATCATGCTATCTCTGGAAGCCAAGAAAAAACAAATTCCTATCAAACAACTAAAGTTGGATAAAACAAAATATCATTTGTCTGTAGTAGATTTCAATGATTTCGACTTAGCGTGA
- a CDS encoding FtsX-like permease family protein: MTFRQFAFRNVMRNRRIYAAFFMASVFSVMVFFLYSMLLFHPSLEGSAVQDIAVLGMGIAEIILYIFTMFFLFYSMRAFLQARTKEFGILLHLGMEKRQLHRLIFTETLIIGAASIGIGTFLGYMFSKFFFMVVKRIVMLPALPLYLSWEPFALTVGAFLSLFVIISWVAPVFIRTGKLDELIRGDSVGKEQHGFSKTRGVFGLVLLGLSYSMAAFTSNSIVIGLIFLLPPLATLGTYLFFTDSLPFLLHLFKVRKEFYWRNFRLLAISEGVIRLKENARMFFIVTIVSTVAFMSVGILASLTSFASQYREMNPLGLVYESFPDNDMEQEHINRLGYELRKNGIDYTYVKFPVLQQRSTLTDYTVTIIKLSSVNRLARSFGNQAFELKEGEALFLPPTVSTFEQLNKQSVKTVLEESGMTVRITGAYPYLLFPPHAIGTNTIILNDADYDKIALQVEPSSVYHAFDIPDWQKTKNIGLTIEHSVTESILMGTRGKLHFTFDNPGLNYSVIRTTFTLLLFIGLLLAGVFLLAAGSFIYFRLYTSLDSDRKEFDVLRRMGITDKEFKKIVNRQLIPQFFVPWGVALVHSSFAFLSLQVIWDALAEISIVRELTMVLVGFTALQVIYFYLIRWRYLAHIRTPENL, encoded by the coding sequence ATGACGTTTCGCCAGTTCGCTTTTCGGAATGTCATGCGCAACCGGAGGATTTACGCTGCCTTTTTCATGGCGAGCGTTTTTTCAGTCATGGTGTTTTTCCTTTATTCCATGCTGCTGTTCCATCCGTCGCTCGAGGGTAGTGCGGTGCAGGACATTGCGGTTCTTGGCATGGGCATCGCTGAAATCATCCTATACATATTCACGATGTTCTTCCTGTTTTATTCGATGCGGGCATTCTTGCAAGCGAGGACGAAGGAGTTCGGCATTCTCCTCCATTTGGGGATGGAGAAACGGCAGCTGCACCGGCTCATTTTCACTGAAACGCTCATTATCGGTGCGGCATCGATTGGAATCGGCACCTTTTTAGGGTATATGTTTTCGAAGTTTTTCTTCATGGTCGTAAAAAGGATCGTCATGCTGCCTGCGCTTCCGTTGTATTTATCGTGGGAGCCGTTCGCTTTGACGGTCGGCGCGTTCCTGAGCCTTTTCGTCATCATTTCGTGGGTCGCCCCGGTTTTCATCCGGACAGGTAAGCTCGATGAATTGATCCGCGGCGACAGTGTCGGTAAAGAGCAACACGGTTTTTCGAAAACCCGCGGAGTGTTCGGCCTCGTGCTTCTTGGGCTGTCCTATAGCATGGCTGCTTTTACATCTAACAGCATCGTCATCGGACTCATCTTCCTGTTGCCGCCGCTTGCAACGCTCGGCACGTATTTATTTTTCACGGACTCGTTGCCGTTCCTCCTCCATCTGTTCAAAGTACGGAAAGAGTTTTATTGGCGCAATTTCCGATTGCTCGCGATTTCGGAAGGCGTCATCCGGCTGAAGGAGAATGCCCGGATGTTTTTCATCGTGACAATTGTCTCGACTGTTGCGTTCATGTCTGTCGGCATCCTTGCATCGCTCACTTCATTCGCGTCCCAATACCGGGAAATGAATCCGCTCGGCCTTGTGTACGAAAGCTTTCCAGACAATGACATGGAGCAGGAGCATATTAACCGGCTCGGATATGAACTGAGGAAGAACGGCATCGACTACACATATGTAAAATTCCCCGTGTTGCAGCAGAGGTCGACATTGACGGACTATACCGTCACGATCATCAAGCTTTCGAGTGTCAACAGGTTGGCGAGGTCGTTTGGCAACCAAGCATTTGAATTAAAGGAAGGGGAAGCGTTGTTCCTGCCGCCGACCGTTTCCACATTCGAGCAGCTGAATAAACAATCGGTCAAGACGGTATTGGAGGAAAGCGGCATGACAGTGCGGATTACCGGCGCTTACCCGTACCTACTGTTCCCGCCTCATGCGATTGGCACGAACACGATTATTTTGAATGACGCCGATTATGACAAAATCGCGTTGCAAGTCGAGCCGTCGTCCGTCTATCACGCATTCGATATTCCGGACTGGCAAAAGACGAAAAACATCGGCCTGACGATCGAGCATTCTGTGACGGAATCGATTCTAATGGGAACACGCGGGAAACTGCATTTCACCTTCGACAATCCTGGGCTGAACTACTCCGTCATACGGACGACGTTCACATTGCTGCTGTTCATCGGATTATTGCTGGCAGGCGTTTTCTTGCTTGCCGCGGGAAGTTTCATCTATTTCCGGCTCTACACGTCGCTCGATAGCGATCGCAAGGAGTTTGATGTGCTTCGGCGCATGGGCATCACCGACAAGGAATTCAAGAAAATCGTCAACCGGCAGCTCATCCCGCAGTTTTTCGTCCCGTGGGGCGTCGCGCTCGTTCATAGCTCATTTGCGTTCCTATCATTGCAAGTCATTTGGGACGCCCTCGCGGAAATCTCCATCGTCCGCGAGCTCACAATGGTGCTCGTCGGATTTACAGCTTTGCAAGTCATTTATTTCTACCTCATCCGCTGGCGCTATTTAGCCCATATCCGGACACCGGAGAACTTGTAG
- a CDS encoding response regulator transcription factor, whose protein sequence is MRNHRIFIVEDDKKIARLLADTLRKYQYDVAIVEDFDNVEAECTAFDPHLILLDINLPSYDGYYWCRQLRQTTTCPIIFISARSGDMDQVFALENGGDDFITKPFHYEIVLAKIRSHLRRAFGEYAPSQGERTVKLGSLELFIERMELHLRDEEIPLQKKECVILELLMDASPKVVSRETLLEELWDDQSFVDENTLNVNMTRVRKKLADYDVQSVIETVRGLGYRFLLAPEES, encoded by the coding sequence ATGAGGAACCATCGTATCTTCATTGTTGAGGACGATAAAAAAATTGCGCGGCTGCTCGCGGATACGTTGCGCAAGTATCAATATGATGTCGCGATCGTGGAGGATTTTGATAATGTGGAGGCGGAATGTACGGCGTTCGATCCGCATTTGATCCTGCTCGACATCAATCTGCCTTCCTATGACGGCTATTATTGGTGCAGGCAGCTGCGGCAGACGACGACGTGCCCGATCATTTTCATCTCGGCGCGGTCAGGCGATATGGACCAAGTGTTTGCGCTCGAGAACGGAGGGGATGATTTCATAACGAAACCTTTCCATTACGAGATCGTCCTTGCGAAGATCAGAAGCCATTTGAGAAGGGCGTTCGGGGAATATGCGCCGAGCCAAGGAGAGCGCACGGTGAAGCTCGGTTCGCTCGAGCTGTTCATCGAACGAATGGAGCTCCATTTGCGTGATGAGGAAATTCCGCTACAGAAAAAGGAGTGTGTCATCCTTGAGCTGTTAATGGATGCATCGCCGAAAGTCGTGTCGCGGGAGACGCTGCTCGAGGAATTATGGGACGACCAGTCGTTTGTCGATGAAAACACGCTCAATGTGAATATGACGCGCGTGCGGAAAAAACTTGCGGATTACGACGTACAATCGGTCATCGAGACGGTCCGCGGGTTAGGCTACCGTTTCCTGCTCGCGCCGGAGGAATCATGA
- a CDS encoding ABC transporter ATP-binding protein has translation MKNSIVELEQVTKIYEGKVMHRALNRLDFEADAGEFIAIMGPSGSGKTTLLNIISTIDMPTYGRVTIDGIEPEALNSNELALFRRHNFGFVFQDINLLKSLTVEENIVLPLTLDGLPIMEMQKRVDRLAEQLSLKGILNRRPDELSGGQAQRTAVGRALIHKPKLILADEPTGNLDSKSAKEVLELLSLVNETERTTIIMVTHDPIAASYCDRVLFIKDGEFFNEIYKDERRQTFFQRILNVLSLLGGNVHDLRML, from the coding sequence ATGAAGAACTCAATCGTGGAATTGGAGCAAGTGACGAAGATCTATGAAGGGAAAGTGATGCACCGCGCGTTGAACCGTCTTGACTTCGAGGCGGACGCCGGGGAGTTCATTGCGATCATGGGACCTTCGGGGAGCGGAAAGACGACGTTGTTGAACATCATTTCGACGATCGACATGCCAACGTACGGGCGTGTCACGATTGACGGCATCGAGCCCGAAGCGTTGAATTCGAATGAGCTGGCGCTGTTCAGGCGGCACAACTTCGGCTTCGTCTTCCAGGACATCAATCTGCTCAAAAGTTTGACGGTGGAAGAGAATATCGTCCTTCCTCTCACATTGGACGGATTGCCGATCATGGAGATGCAAAAACGGGTCGACCGGCTGGCGGAGCAATTGAGCCTGAAGGGAATCCTCAATCGGCGTCCGGATGAGCTATCGGGCGGGCAGGCGCAAAGGACCGCTGTCGGACGGGCGCTGATTCATAAGCCGAAGCTTATTTTAGCGGATGAACCGACAGGGAATCTCGACTCGAAATCGGCAAAAGAAGTCCTTGAATTGCTCAGCCTTGTCAATGAAACCGAGCGGACGACGATCATCATGGTGACGCATGATCCGATTGCGGCAAGCTATTGCGACCGCGTGCTGTTCATCAAGGACGGCGAATTTTTCAATGAAATCTACAAGGACGAGCGGCGTCAGACGTTTTTCCAGCGGATTTTGAATGTGCTCAGTTTACTTGGAGGGAATGTCCATGACTTGCGGATGTTGTAA
- a CDS encoding fatty acid--CoA ligase family protein, which translates to MTLVAQVFETSKLQPGKTAYHFMGKDTSYAEFDQSVSMFASALQGMGIEKGDHIALLLGNTPHFLISLYATMRIGATAIPINPIYSPDEISYILHNSDAKAVIALDQLLPLVEKSAKLFPSIENYIVCEMSADIGERVAALPEKAKAKVKLFSKLIATGRPDFEPVEVDENETAVILYTSGTTGHPKGAMLTHKNLYSNARDVGDYLGFSESDRVVATLPVFHVFALTVVVNAPLLKGATILLVPRFSPGDVFQTIKEQHGTVFAGVPTMYNFLYQYPEGDPADFSTIRLAISGGASLPVALLHNFEEKFNVKVSEGYGLSEASPVTTFNPFDRERVPGSIGTNIINVVNKVVDEYGDEVPVGQVGELVVQGPNVMKGYYKMPEETAAAIRDGWLYTGDLARQDENGYFYIVDRKKDMIIVGGYNVYPREVEEVLFTHDDIVEAAVIGVPDTDFGEEVQAFVVLKKGAVADAEKLKAFCANRLAKYKVPKTIEFLDELPKNTTGKILRRSLKDQVKL; encoded by the coding sequence ATGACGTTGGTAGCACAAGTTTTTGAAACATCGAAACTGCAGCCTGGGAAAACGGCTTATCACTTCATGGGGAAAGACACTTCATACGCCGAGTTCGACCAGTCAGTGTCGATGTTTGCGTCGGCATTGCAAGGGATGGGAATCGAAAAGGGAGATCATATCGCACTGCTGTTAGGGAATACACCGCATTTCCTCATTTCGCTCTACGCGACAATGCGGATCGGAGCGACCGCGATTCCGATCAATCCGATTTATTCGCCTGACGAAATCTCGTACATTTTACATAATAGCGATGCGAAAGCGGTCATCGCACTCGATCAGCTGTTGCCGCTCGTCGAGAAATCCGCGAAGCTCTTTCCTTCGATCGAGAACTATATCGTCTGTGAAATGAGCGCCGATATAGGGGAGAGGGTGGCGGCGTTGCCGGAAAAGGCGAAAGCGAAAGTGAAGCTGTTTTCCAAGCTGATTGCAACTGGCCGACCGGATTTCGAACCGGTAGAAGTTGACGAAAATGAAACCGCTGTCATCCTTTATACGTCCGGAACGACGGGCCATCCGAAAGGTGCGATGCTGACGCATAAGAATTTGTATTCGAACGCACGCGATGTCGGGGATTATTTAGGGTTCTCCGAAAGCGACCGTGTCGTCGCGACGTTGCCCGTCTTCCATGTGTTCGCGCTAACCGTCGTCGTGAATGCACCGTTACTGAAAGGGGCGACAATCCTGCTCGTACCGCGATTCAGCCCGGGGGATGTGTTCCAGACGATTAAAGAACAGCACGGGACCGTGTTTGCGGGAGTGCCGACGATGTACAATTTCCTTTATCAATACCCGGAAGGCGATCCGGCCGATTTCAGCACGATCCGCCTTGCGATTTCCGGAGGGGCTTCGTTGCCGGTCGCATTGCTCCACAATTTCGAGGAAAAGTTCAATGTGAAGGTTTCAGAAGGATACGGCCTGTCCGAAGCGTCACCGGTCACGACCTTCAACCCGTTCGACCGCGAGCGGGTGCCCGGATCAATCGGAACGAACATCATCAATGTAGTAAATAAAGTCGTGGACGAATATGGGGATGAAGTGCCTGTTGGCCAAGTCGGCGAGCTCGTCGTCCAAGGACCGAACGTCATGAAAGGCTATTACAAAATGCCGGAAGAAACTGCCGCAGCCATCCGCGACGGATGGCTGTACACGGGAGATTTGGCGCGCCAAGACGAAAACGGCTACTTCTACATCGTCGACCGTAAGAAAGACATGATCATCGTCGGCGGCTACAACGTCTATCCACGGGAAGTCGAAGAAGTGTTATTCACACATGACGACATCGTCGAAGCAGCGGTCATCGGCGTGCCAGACACTGACTTTGGTGAAGAAGTCCAAGCGTTCGTCGTACTGAAAAAAGGTGCTGTGGCAGACGCTGAAAAACTGAAAGCGTTCTGCGCAAATCGTCTCGCGAAATACAAAGTGCCAAAAACAATTGAATTTCTGGATGAACTACCGAAAAACACAACCGGCAAGATATTGCGCCGCTCGTTGAAAGATCAAGTGAAGTTGTAA
- a CDS encoding citrate synthase/methylcitrate synthase: protein MFQKGLKDVVAVQTKIASVEGDIGELRYRGIQVGELVAKHSFEEIAHFLWNDKFPDQNEAYTLQEGRALPTHVKLIIDALPSETLLMDAMRTAISAYAHQSFTNQPIEQQALHLTAALPVIIARHYRNVNGLPVIEPDPSLSHTANYLWMLTGKEPADVHVEALEIYLKLTMEHGMNASTFAARVTISTESDLIAAITSALGTMKGPLHGGAPSAVIELLEEIGTQENIRSVIEEKLQNGERIMGFGHRIYKTEDPRSIILRDKCAKLTGKDGWLDLATAAETEIIDLLETYKPGRKLYTNVEYYAAAIMRAIDMPPELFTPTFSVARMVGWTAHAIEQLKDNTIFRPQSVYIGKKS, encoded by the coding sequence ATGTTTCAAAAAGGTTTGAAAGATGTCGTTGCCGTACAGACAAAAATCGCATCCGTAGAAGGGGATATTGGCGAACTCAGATACCGTGGAATTCAAGTAGGCGAGCTGGTCGCAAAGCATTCATTCGAGGAAATTGCGCACTTTCTTTGGAACGATAAATTCCCGGACCAAAACGAAGCATATACTCTTCAAGAAGGAAGAGCATTACCCACACATGTAAAATTGATCATCGACGCCCTCCCATCCGAAACACTGTTGATGGATGCGATGCGAACTGCAATATCCGCATATGCACACCAAAGTTTCACGAATCAACCGATTGAACAGCAAGCGCTCCATCTAACGGCGGCGCTTCCGGTCATCATCGCGAGGCACTACCGTAATGTGAACGGACTGCCGGTCATCGAACCCGACCCTTCACTATCACATACCGCCAACTACTTATGGATGCTAACCGGAAAAGAACCAGCAGACGTCCACGTCGAAGCGCTCGAAATATATTTAAAACTAACAATGGAGCACGGCATGAACGCTTCAACATTCGCTGCACGTGTTACAATTTCCACGGAATCCGATCTGATAGCGGCTATCACATCGGCACTCGGCACGATGAAAGGCCCTTTGCATGGCGGCGCCCCTTCAGCCGTCATCGAACTGCTCGAAGAAATTGGCACGCAAGAAAACATCCGCTCTGTCATCGAGGAAAAACTGCAAAACGGCGAACGGATTATGGGGTTCGGTCACCGCATCTACAAAACCGAAGATCCCCGATCGATTATATTACGGGACAAATGCGCGAAACTCACGGGAAAAGATGGGTGGTTGGACCTCGCGACAGCAGCCGAAACGGAAATCATCGACCTGCTTGAAACATACAAGCCGGGTCGCAAACTGTATACGAACGTCGAATATTATGCTGCTGCGATCATGCGCGCGATTGACATGCCGCCCGAACTTTTCACCCCGACATTCAGTGTCGCAAGAATGGTCGGATGGACGGCTCACGCCATCGAGCAGCTGAAAGACAACACAATCTTCCGGCCGCAATCCGTCTACATCGGAAAAAAATCATGA
- a CDS encoding lipoate--protein ligase — MYFVDNKGITDPRINLAIEEYVLRNMDVDKDPFLLFYINEPSIIIGKNQNTVEEINTEYVDANGIHVVRRLSGGGAVYHDLGNLNFSFITKDDGESFRNFKKFTEPVIKALAEMGVKAELLGRNDILVEGRKISGNAQFATQGRMFTHGTLMFDTEIERVVSALKVKKDKIESKGIKSIRSRVANISEFIKEPMTIEQFRMEILKSIFEGEENIQYWELTDEDWDNIRALSAERYGNWDWNYGKSPKFNMQHSHRFPVGGIDVRLQVEKGKIDDVSIYGDFFGVGDVAVVEDSLKDVQYDRESITKALDAVDIPTLLGGITKEEFINLIY, encoded by the coding sequence GTGTATTTCGTTGATAATAAAGGCATTACAGATCCAAGGATCAACCTTGCGATCGAGGAGTATGTATTGAGAAATATGGACGTCGACAAAGATCCCTTTCTGCTGTTCTATATCAACGAACCGTCGATCATTATCGGCAAGAACCAAAATACGGTTGAAGAGATCAATACCGAGTACGTCGATGCGAACGGCATCCACGTCGTCCGCAGGCTTTCAGGCGGAGGCGCAGTTTATCATGACTTAGGGAACCTCAATTTCAGCTTCATAACGAAAGATGATGGGGAATCGTTCCGCAACTTCAAGAAGTTCACCGAGCCGGTCATCAAGGCGTTGGCGGAAATGGGTGTCAAAGCCGAATTGCTCGGGCGCAACGACATTCTCGTCGAAGGGCGAAAAATTTCGGGCAACGCGCAATTTGCAACGCAAGGCCGCATGTTCACCCACGGGACGTTAATGTTCGATACGGAAATCGAGCGTGTTGTGTCTGCTTTAAAAGTGAAGAAGGACAAGATTGAATCGAAGGGAATCAAATCGATCCGCAGCCGTGTCGCGAACATTTCGGAATTCATCAAAGAGCCGATGACGATTGAACAATTCCGAATGGAAATTCTGAAGTCGATTTTCGAAGGCGAAGAGAATATCCAGTATTGGGAACTGACCGACGAGGACTGGGACAACATCCGTGCATTGTCAGCAGAACGTTACGGAAACTGGGACTGGAACTACGGCAAATCCCCGAAATTCAATATGCAGCATTCCCATCGCTTCCCAGTCGGCGGCATTGATGTACGGCTGCAAGTCGAAAAAGGGAAAATTGATGACGTCAGCATTTACGGTGACTTTTTCGGTGTCGGCGATGTGGCGGTCGTCGAAGACAGTCTCAAGGACGTTCAATACGATCGCGAATCCATCACGAAAGCACTCGACGCAGTCGATATCCCGACGCTGCTGGGCGGCATTACGAAAGAGGAATTCATTAATTTAATCTATTGA